The genome window TTACAGATCACTGGTAAGAAGTTGTACAGTGTTAGCTCATCTGCTGCCTCAATGTTTCAATCTAAACCAAAGGGAGAGATCATCATGCCTGCTGGTAGCATGGAGGTAATCCACATCTGGTTGCATAATGCTCAAGTAATTTTGACACGCGTTTAAATTTCCGACGCATTAAAATCATAAATCCTTTAAGAATGTGATGTAAGTTCAGCCAAAAAGCTGTTAAATTCATTTCACAATTACTGTAATAGTCAGGTTGCCTACTTGTATGTTAAAATATGCTGCAATGCcattttgaacatttcttttcattacAGTCTACTGCTCCTGTAACAATCCCAGATCCAGTTTCACTCACACCTGAGTCTGAACTGGCCCCTGTCATTCCAGCtgaggaagtgacatcactgCCAGAAGTTGTCCCAGCAGTGGAGTTTGTATCTGAAATTGCTGCATCACCTACTGAACCTGAAAATGCCCCTGAGCTTGTGGAGAAAGCCATAGAAACAGTACCTGAACCTCCTGTTCCAGACCCTGTGGTCGAAACTGAGATAACTCCTGCAGACACTCTTGTAGACACTGCTTCTGAATCTGCCCACGAGACAACATCCACTGAAACGGTCTCTGAAGCTGATGTTACTCTAGATGTTTCACATGCCACCCCTTCTAGCACAGACCTTGAGGCCCCTGCACCAGGTCCCGCCACACTCTCAGAAGAAATTATACCCGGTGAGCAAGCATCCGCCACCCCACCACCGGCCGACCTAGCAAGTAAGGAAGAGGTCCCACCTCCTGCTCATGAGGCCACAGCCCCTTCTCCAGCAGTTGAAGCACCTCCCTCATCTGAATCTCCGGTTCAACAGGTCAATGTTGAGTCAGCAGCTGGTAGGGAAACAAGAGTTTACAGAAAGTAACGAAAGAAGCCCTTAGTGTTTTTCACTCTAATAAGttcattttcttctgttttagTGAAGCCACACTTTGTTCCTGACCCAGCTCTAGTTGACCA of Triplophysa dalaica isolate WHDGS20190420 chromosome 4, ASM1584641v1, whole genome shotgun sequence contains these proteins:
- the apool gene encoding MICOS complex subunit MIC27, producing MAAKILKYAALPAAVVGVGSFRIYSVGDRKSEELISPKELSIYSDHHAVQFVEERSGLVQTGLGALRVGLQPYVRGVQNALASVKTGVISAYQAGEDTYHFLRDPPPGFLPRVGIITVSGLGGLILARKGSRLKKILFPFGLATLGTAVCYPIQTVGVLKITGKKLYSVSSSAASMFQSKPKGEIIMPAGSMESTAPVTIPDPVSLTPESELAPVIPAEEVTSLPEVVPAVEFVSEIAASPTEPENAPELVEKAIETVPEPPVPDPVVETEITPADTLVDTASESAHETTSTETVSEADVTLDVSHATPSSTDLEAPAPGPATLSEEIIPGEQASATPPPADLASKEEVPPPAHEATAPSPAVEAPPSSESPVQQVNVESAAVKPHFVPDPALVDHGQANPEDADMYSTRS